The Tripterygium wilfordii isolate XIE 37 chromosome 17, ASM1340144v1, whole genome shotgun sequence genome has a window encoding:
- the LOC119982843 gene encoding uncharacterized protein LOC119982843, giving the protein MKSKPGACIKVWFQFVHLQKTVSFPPSPLQKFPVYVSATNYSTLSQAQVGNSVKDERIEQANNSVEVLRRWGCSDDDISKIFLRRPSLRNADLSHLHSKLGLLRGLGLTSNDLVKIINCRPRFLSCRINRCFDERLDYFMTLFGSREVLLQAIIRNPSILLYDFHERIIPVIALYEGLGVSRVDLIPMLLSRPTLIPRSSFDEEKREYIRKTRVSKDSKMFKYVVTLVGISRSETIRQKVANLEKFGFSDDEVWGLFGRSPLVLTLSIDKVQRNMTFVVGTMKLLANAVLQYPFLLLNNLEAVLRPRMIIAEKIQEMGLSPSIKGVNVFRALRMKEKRFLAVFVNCHPQEVASELMECYRDAKAIKRLAEASKRRLRTGFPF; this is encoded by the coding sequence ATGAAATCTAAACCTGGAGCTTGTATCAAAGTATGGTTTCAATTTGTTCACCTGCAAAAAACTGTGTCATTTCCACCGAGTCCACTTCAAAAATTCCCTGTTTATGTCAGTGCCACCAACTACTCAACTTTGAGCCAGGCCCAAGTTGGAAATTCAGTGAAGGATGAAAGAATAGAGCAGGCGAACAATTCTGTAGAAGTTTTGAGGAGATGGGGTTGCAGCGATGATGACATATCTAAGATATTCTTGCGTCGGCCTTCTTTGAGAAATGCTGACCTTAGTCATCTTCATTCAAAACTTGGCCTACTTCGTGGGTTAGGCCTGACCTCAAATGACCTTGTTAAGATCATCAATTGTCGGCCACGCTTCCTTAGTTGTCGAATCAATCGTTGCTTTGATGAGCGGCTTGATTATTTTATGACATTGTTTGGTTCAAGGGAAGTTCTTCTCCAAGCCATCATTAGAAACCCTTCAATTTTGTTGTATGACTTTCATGAAAGGATTATACCTGTTATTGCACTTTATGAAGGTCTTGGTGTGAGTAGAGTGGATTTGATTCCTATGCTACTATCACGGCCAACATTAATTCCACGCTCTTCATTTGATGAGGAGAAGAGGGAATATATACGCAAAACTAGGGTGTCCAAGGATTCAAAGATGTTTAAGTATGTAGTTACCCTTGTCGGCATCTCGCGGTCAGAGACCATCCGCCAAAAGGTAGCAAACTTAGAGAAATTTGGGTTTTCAGATGATGAAGTTTGGGGTCTCTTTGGACGTTCGCCGCTTGTTTTGACGTTGTCAATTGACAAGGTTCAGAGAAATATGACTTTTGTTGTTGGCACAATGAAACTCTTGGCAAATGCGGTGCTTCAGTACCCATTTTTGCTCTTAAACAATCTGGAGGCTGTTTTGCGGCCAAGGATGATTATTGCTGAGAAAATACAGGAAATGGGGCTTTCTCCATCAATCAAAGGAGTCAATGTGTTCAGGGCATtgagaatgaaagaaaaacgaTTCTTGGCTGTATTTGTCAATTGTCACCCACAGGAAGTTGCCAGCGAGTTGATGGAGTGTTATAGGGATGCCAAAGCCATTAAGCGGCTAGCGGAAGCCTCAAAGAGACGATTGCGTACTGGCTTTCCTTTCTGA